The following proteins come from a genomic window of Pirellula staleyi DSM 6068:
- a CDS encoding NADH-quinone oxidoreductase subunit N, translated as MNLNDLISQLVIDTKGSPEASFFSIAADSSLRPFFPELILCLTVLLMLLVRLFKVGRSVNASWIAIAGSAAALYFCAPWEHLGAALSVEAAADPAAITRMELFTGMLVVDTFSVYVRSLLLLFSVLFVIFTMLSGIPDHEDGPDVYALILGSTIGMCLMASANHLLTVFMAVEMASVPSYVLAGLMKGRKTASEAALKYSVYGAGAAGVMLYGISLLAGLLHTAHLPTMATQLAAKLPTMTGSEVVVLALAGLMVGVGLAFKLSAVPFHFWAPDVFDGATAEVNAFLSIASKAAALALLVRVTLGIGMEAPESVRPGERTAALAAAPAEDAVAKVALFRVEDEAPSAETKPAAVEAEPAPPAVETKSAEEKPEAAPAAAEASATEAPAAETAPETSSAEIPHEAPAAPAVSPLVGVRSFAAKLIALFAVLSCTFGNLAAYGQTSIKRLLAYSTIAHAGYMMMPVAAMLMMADINNPGAERAAASLAVYMAVYMFMNLGAFAVIATLRNAMRSEQIADYAGLIRRCPLTVICFSLILFSLIGLPPLSGFIGKFAIFASLAEGYQSAGPVDGFFLLVLLLVGGLNTAISLFYYLRLVKIMTIDEEPKDRRPFTFSDVSISGAYLWLLTLPTVGLIINWNGLNEMALAAARYLFN; from the coding sequence GTGAACCTAAACGACCTTATTAGCCAGTTGGTGATCGACACCAAGGGCTCGCCCGAAGCGAGCTTCTTCTCGATCGCTGCTGACTCCAGCTTGAGGCCGTTCTTTCCCGAGCTGATCCTCTGCCTCACCGTGCTGCTGATGCTTTTGGTGCGGCTGTTCAAGGTGGGGCGTTCGGTCAATGCCTCGTGGATCGCCATCGCTGGCTCCGCTGCTGCGCTCTATTTTTGTGCTCCTTGGGAACACCTCGGCGCGGCACTTTCGGTGGAAGCAGCGGCTGATCCTGCCGCGATCACCCGGATGGAACTCTTCACCGGCATGCTCGTGGTCGACACCTTCTCGGTTTACGTCCGCAGCTTGCTCCTGCTCTTCTCGGTCCTGTTTGTGATCTTCACGATGCTCTCGGGCATTCCGGATCACGAAGATGGCCCCGACGTTTACGCCCTGATCCTCGGTAGCACGATTGGTATGTGCCTGATGGCATCGGCCAATCACTTGCTCACGGTCTTTATGGCCGTCGAAATGGCGTCGGTCCCTTCCTACGTCTTGGCAGGGCTGATGAAGGGGCGCAAGACCGCCAGCGAAGCAGCTTTGAAATACTCCGTCTATGGTGCCGGCGCCGCAGGCGTGATGCTCTACGGCATCAGCCTCCTGGCGGGGCTGTTGCACACCGCTCATCTCCCCACGATGGCCACGCAGCTGGCTGCCAAACTTCCTACCATGACCGGTTCGGAAGTGGTGGTGCTCGCTCTCGCAGGCTTGATGGTGGGAGTTGGTTTGGCTTTCAAATTGTCGGCAGTTCCGTTCCACTTCTGGGCTCCCGACGTGTTCGATGGTGCGACGGCTGAAGTTAACGCCTTCCTCAGCATTGCCTCAAAGGCAGCTGCTCTCGCGCTTCTGGTTCGCGTTACACTCGGCATTGGCATGGAAGCTCCTGAATCGGTTCGCCCTGGCGAGCGGACAGCGGCTCTAGCTGCTGCTCCTGCCGAGGATGCCGTCGCGAAGGTTGCGCTTTTCCGCGTCGAAGACGAAGCCCCTTCGGCCGAAACCAAGCCAGCTGCGGTAGAAGCCGAGCCAGCTCCTCCTGCTGTGGAAACTAAGTCAGCAGAAGAGAAGCCAGAAGCTGCTCCTGCTGCCGCTGAAGCATCAGCAACTGAAGCACCAGCCGCCGAAACTGCTCCGGAAACATCGTCAGCCGAAATTCCTCACGAAGCGCCAGCAGCACCTGCTGTAAGCCCGCTTGTGGGTGTGCGAAGCTTTGCCGCCAAGTTGATCGCACTCTTTGCTGTTCTCAGTTGCACGTTTGGTAACTTGGCAGCCTACGGTCAAACGAGCATCAAGCGACTGCTGGCCTACTCCACGATTGCCCACGCCGGCTACATGATGATGCCTGTCGCAGCGATGTTGATGATGGCCGACATCAATAATCCCGGTGCCGAACGAGCCGCTGCATCGCTCGCCGTGTACATGGCCGTTTATATGTTCATGAATCTCGGTGCCTTCGCTGTGATCGCCACGCTCCGCAACGCGATGCGAAGCGAACAGATCGCCGACTACGCTGGCCTCATTCGCCGCTGCCCTCTCACCGTGATTTGCTTCTCGCTGATCCTGTTCAGCTTGATCGGTTTGCCTCCGCTGTCGGGCTTCATCGGTAAGTTTGCGATTTTCGCCTCGCTGGCCGAAGGATATCAGTCGGCAGGTCCTGTCGATGGATTCTTCCTCCTCGTGCTGCTGCTAGTCGGCGGTTTGAACACGGCGATCAGCCTGTTCTATTACCTCCGCCTCGTGAAAATCATGACGATCGACGAAGAGCCGAAAGATCGTCGTCCATTCACCTTCTCCGACGTGTCGATCTCGGGTGCCTACCTTTGGCTCCTGACGCTTCCCACCGTCGGGCTGATCATTAACTGGAACGGTCTCAACGAGATGGCGTTGGCTGCTGCCCGCTACTTGTTCAACTAA
- a CDS encoding TatD family hydrolase: MTKIHWFDTHCHLADEQLASQADDVIARASSAGVAELLSVATDVRSTLACIALANRYSGVFASAGIHPNHVLEAAPGDWDEIVKLASHPRVVALGETGLDCYWKDVPLAQQIDYFDRHLELSRQTGLPVIIHMRESGQPILEQLERNSALGPIRGVMHSFTGDAQMAETVLSLGLHISFAGMLTYKKSDELRDVAKIIPLDRLLVETDSPYLSPHPHRSVRPNEPAMVIHTAACLAEARGMSPADLSSVTLANSRRLFALREST, encoded by the coding sequence ATGACGAAGATTCACTGGTTCGATACCCACTGCCATCTCGCCGATGAGCAACTCGCGAGTCAAGCCGACGATGTTATCGCGCGGGCTAGTTCCGCAGGAGTTGCTGAGCTCCTCTCGGTAGCGACCGATGTACGGAGCACTCTCGCCTGCATCGCTTTGGCCAATCGCTATTCGGGAGTCTTTGCCTCGGCTGGCATCCATCCCAATCACGTGCTGGAAGCAGCACCGGGTGATTGGGACGAGATCGTGAAACTTGCCAGTCACCCGCGCGTCGTAGCGCTTGGTGAAACGGGGCTCGACTGTTACTGGAAAGATGTGCCCCTCGCGCAGCAGATCGACTACTTCGACCGCCATCTCGAGCTTTCGCGGCAGACCGGTTTGCCGGTGATCATTCATATGCGCGAGAGTGGCCAGCCGATTCTCGAGCAGCTCGAGCGCAACAGCGCACTGGGACCGATACGAGGGGTGATGCACTCGTTCACCGGCGATGCACAGATGGCCGAAACGGTGCTTTCGCTCGGACTCCATATCAGTTTTGCTGGTATGCTGACCTATAAAAAATCGGACGAACTGCGGGATGTCGCCAAGATCATTCCGCTCGATCGTTTACTGGTCGAGACCGATTCGCCCTACCTTTCACCCCACCCGCATCGCTCGGTCCGTCCCAATGAACCGGCGATGGTGATTCACACGGCAGCATGTTTGGCGGAAGCACGTGGCATGTCGCCAGCCGACTTATCAAGTGTCACGCTCGCCAATTCTCGTCGCCTATTTGCCTTGCGGGAAAGCACTTAG
- a CDS encoding thioredoxin-disulfide reductase translates to MAEHVVIIGSGPAGWAAAIYASRANLHPLVFEGAETEENRVAGTLPLGQLNLTTEVENYPGFPSGKLDGYISSALPKDRIDTYLAPLEEHPHAVTGPELMNLMRQQAVNFGARIITDDVVDIDFSSRPFKLTSLEGQKVEAETLIIATGARANYLGLPSEDKFKNRGVSACAVCDGALPRFRNKPMVVVGGGDSAVEEATYLTKYASTVHMILRRDQFRASKIMAQRALTNPKIQTHYFREVVEVLGNDKEGVTGVKLASTQGDGVTEELDARGLFLAIGHTPNTAFLKGALELTDKGYIRWTQMYRTITSVEGVFAAGDVADDYYRQAITSAGTGCMAALDAERYLAAKGL, encoded by the coding sequence GTGGCAGAGCATGTGGTGATTATCGGTAGTGGACCAGCAGGCTGGGCAGCAGCCATTTATGCCTCGCGCGCGAACTTGCATCCCCTCGTGTTCGAAGGTGCCGAGACCGAAGAAAACCGAGTTGCCGGTACACTTCCTCTGGGGCAGCTGAACCTGACGACCGAAGTCGAGAATTATCCTGGTTTTCCTTCGGGTAAGCTCGATGGCTATATCTCGTCGGCTTTGCCGAAGGATCGCATCGATACTTATTTGGCACCGCTCGAAGAGCATCCCCATGCGGTGACAGGTCCGGAGCTGATGAACCTGATGCGTCAGCAAGCGGTGAATTTCGGCGCGCGGATCATCACCGACGATGTGGTCGATATCGACTTCAGCAGCCGACCCTTCAAGCTCACCTCGCTCGAAGGTCAGAAGGTCGAAGCCGAGACGCTGATCATCGCCACCGGAGCGCGAGCCAACTATCTTGGTCTCCCCTCGGAAGACAAGTTCAAGAACCGTGGTGTGAGTGCCTGCGCCGTTTGCGATGGTGCACTTCCCCGCTTCCGCAACAAGCCGATGGTGGTGGTGGGTGGTGGCGACTCCGCTGTCGAAGAGGCGACGTACCTCACCAAGTATGCCTCGACTGTGCACATGATTTTGCGTCGCGATCAGTTCCGCGCATCCAAGATCATGGCTCAGCGGGCACTCACCAATCCGAAGATCCAAACGCACTACTTCCGTGAAGTCGTGGAAGTTCTGGGCAACGACAAGGAAGGGGTGACGGGCGTGAAGCTGGCGAGCACCCAAGGAGATGGAGTGACTGAAGAGCTCGACGCTCGCGGCCTGTTTCTCGCGATTGGCCACACGCCCAACACGGCGTTTTTGAAGGGGGCTCTTGAGCTAACCGACAAGGGCTACATTCGCTGGACACAAATGTATCGCACCATCACCAGCGTCGAAGGTGTGTTCGCTGCAGGTGACGTGGCCGACGACTACTATCGTCAGGCGATCACCTCGGCTGGAACAGGCTGTATGGCAGCGCTCGATGCCGAACGCTATCTCGCTGCCAAGGGGCTGTAA
- a CDS encoding DedA family protein, giving the protein MFNPIDFILHIDEHLKTLVATYGTWTYVILFAIIFCETGLVIMPFLPGDSLLFAAGAIAANPESGLNIGYLIGLLIIAGVLGDTVNYHIGRYLGPRVLAGKFSRWINLKHLAATEAFFEKHGGKTIILARFLPFVRTFAPFVAGVGNMNYPRFLAFNVIGAIVWVVSFVMLGFFFGKIPIVEERFSLVVLGIIAISILPAIYEFVRHRFAKPEKKSDENGATAS; this is encoded by the coding sequence ATGTTCAATCCGATCGACTTTATCCTTCACATCGACGAGCACCTGAAGACGCTGGTAGCCACCTACGGCACATGGACCTACGTGATCCTGTTTGCAATTATTTTTTGCGAAACGGGACTCGTGATCATGCCGTTTCTACCCGGCGACTCGCTGCTATTCGCAGCTGGAGCGATTGCCGCGAACCCCGAAAGTGGCCTGAACATTGGCTACTTGATTGGCCTTTTGATTATTGCCGGCGTGCTGGGGGACACGGTGAACTATCACATTGGTCGCTACCTGGGGCCACGCGTTCTCGCCGGAAAATTCTCGCGCTGGATCAACCTCAAGCATCTTGCGGCGACTGAAGCTTTTTTCGAAAAGCATGGTGGCAAGACCATCATCCTCGCTCGCTTTCTGCCGTTCGTGCGAACCTTTGCCCCCTTCGTCGCGGGTGTTGGAAACATGAACTACCCCCGCTTTCTCGCCTTCAACGTCATCGGCGCCATCGTGTGGGTAGTCAGCTTCGTGATGCTCGGCTTCTTCTTCGGGAAGATCCCGATCGTTGAGGAACGGTTTAGCCTGGTTGTACTCGGGATAATCGCGATCTCAATATTGCCGGCGATCTACGAGTTTGTCAGGCACCGTTTTGCCAAACCCGAGAAGAAGTCCGACGAAAACGGCGCGACCGCATCGTAG
- a CDS encoding MFS transporter, protein MKLHATKHWGRSPAGSQETSKLASSSGGESTGRGAWMALAAALLGWMFDGAEMGVFSLVGRQAVKDLLDTNDEAQVGLWFNVITAGFLVGAATGGVLFGWLGDRIGRVRAMTLSVFTYAVFTGLCGVAFNPIQVGVLRFIAALGMGGEWSLGVALVMEVWPNKSRAFMAGLIGAAANVGYLLVGFLGIGLLQFLASMEGGMRGMGLPGSWVDMLVANSGWRLMMIAGTLPALLTFFIRVFVPESEKWEHENEKGSTSNWATVDLLAVLVGMVGPALIVYFWAFDKSGSIDHSIAVRIVATLVGLVIASLGYIYPVVRFLQRQHFAAGTDAVPYKLTLQRMVLAACLSGVALLGTWGSTQQAPSWVDKITEAKFSAEKQALIDAGKTTEAEALVKPRAKEYTLIWLSIGAIVGTIGAAFMGDWFGRRLAYFLLCGLSVASAYLLFLGNTEYGPWLLTCAFINGTCTASFYGWLPLYLPELFRTSVRATGQGFSFNFGRILAAIGVLQVGNLLKQFSSNIDLGFITIPAGHPAACTIITTVYLVGMVLIWFAPETRGKPLPE, encoded by the coding sequence ATGAAACTCCACGCCACCAAGCACTGGGGACGATCCCCTGCCGGATCGCAGGAAACGAGCAAATTGGCGTCGAGTTCGGGGGGAGAGTCGACCGGTCGGGGCGCCTGGATGGCACTTGCAGCCGCCTTGCTCGGCTGGATGTTCGACGGAGCTGAAATGGGGGTGTTTTCGCTCGTGGGACGTCAAGCGGTCAAGGATTTGCTCGACACCAACGACGAAGCCCAAGTGGGACTTTGGTTCAACGTCATCACAGCAGGATTTCTCGTCGGCGCGGCCACCGGTGGCGTTCTGTTCGGCTGGCTCGGAGACCGTATCGGGCGCGTGCGGGCCATGACCCTCAGCGTCTTCACCTATGCTGTCTTCACTGGGCTGTGCGGTGTTGCTTTTAATCCGATCCAAGTTGGTGTGTTGCGATTCATCGCGGCGCTCGGCATGGGGGGCGAATGGTCGCTCGGGGTGGCGCTGGTCATGGAAGTTTGGCCCAACAAATCGCGGGCGTTCATGGCGGGGCTCATCGGTGCAGCGGCCAACGTCGGCTATTTGCTCGTCGGTTTCCTCGGCATTGGACTGCTGCAATTCCTGGCCTCGATGGAGGGCGGCATGCGCGGCATGGGGCTCCCCGGTAGCTGGGTCGATATGCTCGTCGCAAACAGCGGCTGGCGACTGATGATGATCGCTGGCACGCTACCCGCGCTACTAACATTTTTCATTCGCGTGTTTGTACCCGAGTCCGAAAAGTGGGAACACGAAAACGAAAAAGGATCGACCTCGAACTGGGCTACCGTCGACTTGCTCGCCGTGCTCGTGGGTATGGTGGGGCCAGCCCTGATTGTGTACTTCTGGGCGTTTGATAAGTCAGGCTCCATTGACCATTCGATTGCTGTTCGAATCGTAGCCACGCTCGTCGGACTCGTTATTGCCTCGCTCGGCTATATCTACCCGGTCGTGCGTTTTTTGCAGCGTCAACATTTCGCAGCGGGAACCGATGCTGTTCCGTATAAACTCACACTGCAGCGGATGGTGCTGGCTGCTTGCCTCAGCGGTGTCGCGCTGCTGGGCACTTGGGGTTCGACGCAACAAGCACCTTCGTGGGTCGACAAAATCACCGAAGCCAAGTTCAGCGCCGAAAAGCAGGCCCTGATCGATGCCGGTAAAACCACTGAAGCCGAAGCGCTCGTGAAGCCGCGCGCTAAAGAATACACCCTCATTTGGCTCTCGATTGGGGCGATCGTCGGCACGATTGGGGCGGCCTTTATGGGAGACTGGTTCGGGCGCCGATTGGCCTACTTTCTGCTCTGTGGCCTGTCGGTCGCCAGCGCCTATCTGCTGTTCCTAGGCAACACCGAGTATGGCCCTTGGCTCCTCACCTGCGCGTTCATCAACGGCACCTGCACAGCATCTTTTTATGGCTGGTTGCCACTCTACTTGCCCGAGTTGTTTCGCACGAGCGTGCGGGCGACAGGGCAAGGTTTTAGCTTTAATTTCGGGCGAATCCTCGCCGCTATCGGCGTGCTGCAAGTCGGCAACTTGCTGAAGCAATTCAGCAGCAACATCGACCTCGGATTCATCACCATCCCGGCCGGTCATCCAGCCGCTTGCACGATCATCACGACGGTTTATCTCGTCGGCATGGTGCTCATTTGGTTTGCCCCCGAAACGCGTGGTAAACCACTCCCCGAATAA
- the asnS gene encoding asparagine--tRNA ligase gives MRISVHDARHPDSIGKQAIIRGWVRTRRDSKGGFSFIEVNDGSSLGGLQVIADATLANYESEVKKLTTGSSVTIAGEIKPSGGKGQATELLASSVEVHGWADAEAYPLQKKQHSLEKLREWAHLRPRTNTFGAVARLRNCISRSIHNFFQEDGFLYVNTPIITASDCEGAGAMFRVTTLDLEKLPKVDGKVDNSQDFFQKPAYLTVSGQLEGEIFACALGKIYTFGPTFRAENSNTSRHLAEFWMVEPEVAFNDLDDNMTLAERFLKRMFSDALSQCGEDLKFFNEHVDTTTIATLEKLATSEFRRISYTEAISILETCGEKFDYPVSWGCDLQSEHERYLTEKKFDGPVILYDYPRSLKPFYMRVNDDGKTVRAMDVLVPKVGEIIGGSQREERLEVIEGRMAEQHLNPADYWWYLDLRRFGTVPHAGFGLGLERAVQFISGMANIRDVIPFPRTPGSAEF, from the coding sequence ATGCGTATCTCGGTTCACGACGCACGTCATCCCGATTCCATTGGCAAGCAAGCAATCATTCGAGGCTGGGTCCGGACGCGGCGCGACTCGAAGGGGGGCTTCAGCTTTATCGAAGTGAACGACGGTAGTTCGCTGGGTGGTCTGCAAGTGATTGCCGATGCCACGCTGGCCAACTACGAATCGGAAGTCAAAAAACTGACAACCGGTTCGAGCGTGACGATTGCTGGCGAGATCAAGCCAAGCGGTGGCAAAGGCCAAGCGACCGAACTGTTGGCCTCGAGTGTGGAAGTGCATGGCTGGGCCGATGCCGAGGCCTATCCCCTGCAAAAGAAGCAGCATTCGCTCGAGAAGCTTCGCGAGTGGGCTCATTTGCGCCCCCGCACTAACACGTTTGGCGCTGTTGCGCGGCTGAGGAATTGCATCAGCCGATCGATCCACAATTTTTTCCAAGAAGATGGATTTCTGTACGTCAACACGCCAATCATCACCGCCAGCGACTGTGAAGGAGCCGGCGCGATGTTTCGCGTCACCACGCTCGATCTCGAGAAGCTGCCGAAGGTGGATGGCAAGGTCGACAACTCGCAAGACTTCTTTCAAAAGCCTGCCTACCTGACGGTGAGCGGTCAATTGGAAGGGGAGATCTTTGCCTGTGCTCTCGGGAAGATTTACACCTTTGGTCCGACGTTTCGTGCCGAGAACTCCAACACCTCGCGGCACCTGGCCGAGTTTTGGATGGTCGAGCCCGAGGTAGCGTTCAACGATCTCGACGACAACATGACCCTCGCCGAACGTTTCTTGAAGCGCATGTTCAGCGACGCGCTCAGTCAGTGTGGCGAGGATCTGAAATTCTTCAACGAACATGTCGACACGACGACGATCGCGACGCTTGAAAAACTGGCGACGAGTGAGTTTCGCCGCATCAGCTATACCGAAGCGATTTCGATCCTCGAAACGTGTGGCGAAAAGTTCGATTACCCAGTGAGCTGGGGCTGCGATCTGCAGTCGGAACACGAACGCTACTTGACCGAGAAAAAGTTCGACGGACCGGTGATCCTGTACGACTACCCGCGCTCGCTGAAGCCGTTTTATATGCGCGTGAATGACGACGGCAAAACGGTCCGCGCGATGGATGTGCTGGTGCCGAAAGTTGGCGAGATCATCGGTGGCAGCCAGCGTGAGGAGCGGCTCGAGGTGATTGAGGGACGGATGGCCGAGCAGCACCTGAATCCTGCCGACTACTGGTGGTATCTCGATCTGCGTCGCTTCGGCACGGTTCCCCACGCTGGTTTTGGACTCGGGCTCGAGCGAGCGGTGCAGTTCATCTCAGGTATGGCGAACATTCGCGACGTGATCCCGTTCCCCCGTACTCCCGGAAGTGCCGAGTTCTAA
- a CDS encoding rhodanese-like domain-containing protein, which translates to MLRSILATMLLACLTVSAVADEPLTHTTDSLETVKENVKAGKAVIVDVREQAEWDEKHVAGAIHLPKSKLELSSGLEELVKQLDKSKTIYTHCGAGKRALACGEILKKAGFDVKPLKPGINQLLEAGFEKGKTPASEKPATPN; encoded by the coding sequence ATGTTGCGATCGATCTTGGCGACGATGCTGTTGGCTTGCTTAACAGTATCGGCGGTGGCCGATGAGCCCCTGACCCACACCACCGATTCGCTCGAAACGGTGAAGGAAAACGTGAAAGCGGGTAAGGCAGTGATCGTCGATGTTCGCGAGCAAGCGGAGTGGGATGAAAAGCATGTCGCAGGTGCGATTCACTTACCCAAGAGCAAGCTCGAGCTTTCGAGTGGGCTCGAGGAATTAGTGAAGCAGCTCGACAAGAGCAAGACGATCTATACTCACTGCGGAGCTGGTAAGCGGGCACTTGCTTGCGGTGAGATCCTCAAGAAAGCGGGCTTTGATGTGAAGCCGCTGAAACCCGGCATCAATCAGTTGCTCGAGGCTGGGTTTGAGAAGGGGAAAACGCCTGCCAGTGAAAAGCCGGCTACCCCGAACTAA
- a CDS encoding citrate/2-methylcitrate synthase, protein MSTTYHPGLEGVVGGETAISTLEGGLAYRGYPIEQLTERCAFEEVAHLLLLGDLPNIQQLREFRETLRAEASIPPVLAELLTNIPADVPAMDVLRTAVSVLAHFDADADDNSTAANQRKAIRLLAKIPVVIAARTRMKQKLSVVASDPSFSFAANFLWMLRGESPSLRETRALDVSLIAYAEHEFNASTFSARCVVSTLSDLHSGITAAIGALKGPLHGGANEKALDVLESVHSVEEAQTWVEAALARKVRIMGFGHRVYKDGDPRAVLLKKLTAEVAAERGHNELEAIADAIETTVRNAKKLPPNVDWPCARLYTYLGLPRDVFTPLFVMARTAGWSAHVIEQLANNRIIRPDAIYTGPATRNVLPIGER, encoded by the coding sequence GTGAGCACGACGTATCATCCAGGTCTCGAAGGTGTCGTCGGAGGCGAGACGGCGATCAGCACACTCGAAGGTGGGCTCGCCTATCGCGGCTATCCGATCGAGCAACTCACCGAGCGTTGTGCGTTCGAAGAGGTTGCCCATCTACTGCTGCTCGGCGACTTACCCAATATCCAGCAGCTGCGCGAATTTCGCGAAACACTGCGGGCCGAAGCATCGATTCCACCGGTGCTGGCCGAACTACTCACCAACATCCCGGCCGATGTTCCTGCAATGGATGTGCTGCGGACTGCGGTGAGCGTGCTTGCGCATTTTGATGCCGATGCCGACGACAATTCCACCGCTGCCAATCAGCGCAAAGCAATCCGTTTGCTGGCAAAAATTCCCGTGGTGATTGCAGCGCGCACCCGGATGAAGCAAAAGCTCTCGGTAGTGGCTAGCGACCCGAGTTTCTCGTTTGCCGCGAACTTTTTGTGGATGCTCCGTGGCGAGTCCCCTAGTTTGCGCGAAACGCGAGCGCTCGATGTTTCGCTCATCGCTTATGCCGAGCACGAATTCAACGCGTCGACATTTTCAGCACGCTGCGTCGTCTCCACCCTTTCAGATCTCCATAGCGGAATTACGGCGGCTATCGGAGCCCTCAAAGGTCCTCTGCATGGTGGTGCCAACGAGAAGGCGCTCGATGTCCTCGAAAGTGTGCATAGCGTCGAAGAAGCCCAAACGTGGGTCGAAGCAGCGCTCGCTCGCAAAGTCCGAATCATGGGATTTGGCCATCGCGTCTATAAAGATGGCGACCCTCGCGCAGTGCTGCTGAAGAAACTCACCGCCGAAGTTGCCGCCGAGCGGGGGCACAACGAACTGGAAGCGATTGCCGACGCGATCGAAACGACCGTTCGTAATGCCAAGAAACTCCCACCCAACGTCGATTGGCCCTGTGCGCGACTCTACACCTATCTCGGACTGCCTCGCGATGTTTTCACTCCTCTGTTTGTGATGGCACGCACCGCAGGCTGGTCGGCTCATGTGATCGAGCAGCTGGCCAACAACCGAATCATTCGCCCCGATGCGATCTACACCGGTCCCGCGACACGCAATGTTCTTCCGATTGGCGAGCGGTAA